The Corvus moneduloides isolate bCorMon1 chromosome 18, bCorMon1.pri, whole genome shotgun sequence genome window below encodes:
- the LOC116453020 gene encoding somatomedin-B and thrombospondin type-1 domain-containing protein-like isoform X2, translated as MQGPLLWAVWLLATGCLVGATGSCRHRCCPGRNNACWAPGTRRALCYCDSYCQRTGDCCQDYLAMCRRAAVGCAVGPWGPWSGCSSPCGVGSRARSRQVTVPPRHGGDPCPDLKQRRGCLGQHPTCGTAKEVAKILPSSFSQDLRDPWQRAGLLLPEEPSGSPLPSYCGYFRLTQVGPPCRGQAWSRRLHRDKQVCVECWGNLSQRRPHCTGHGLQGARTFWVAASVVGCQGSWVQEGLQEGCVCSPPALIFV; from the exons ATGCAGGGCCCGCTGCTCTGGGCGGTTTGGCTGCTGGCCACCGGCTGCCTGGTGGGTGCCACGGGCAGCTGCCGGCACCGCTGCTGCCCCGGCAGGAACAACGCCTGCTGGGCCCCCGGCACCCGCCGGGCTCTCTGCTACTGCGACTCGTACTGCCAGAGGACGGGGGACTGCTGCCAGGACTACCTCGCCATGTGCCGCCGTGCCG CagtgggctgtgctgtggggccCTGGGGGCCGTGGAGCGGGTGCAGCTCCCCGTGCGGGGTTGGCAGCAGGGCCCGCAGCCGCCAGGTCACTGTCCCGCCCCGGCACGGAGGGGATCCCTGTCCCGACCTCAAGCAGCGCCGCGGCTGCCTGGGGCAGCACCCGACCTGCGGGACGGCCAAAG AGGTAGCCAAGATActgcccagctccttcagccaggACTTGAGAGATCCCTGGCAaagagctgggctgctgctgccggagGAGCCCTCTGG ctcccccctccccagctaCTGCGGCTATTTCCGCCTGACGCAGGTGGGGCCCCCGTGCCGTGGGCAAGCCTGGAGCCGCCGCCTGCACCGGGACAAGCAGGTGTGTGTGGAATGCTGGGGGAATCTGTCCCAGCGCCGTCCCCACTGCACTGGACACGGGCTGCAAGGAGCCAG gACATTTTGGGTGGCTGCTTCTGTGGTAGGGTGCCAGGGCTCGTGGGTGCAGGAGGGCCTGCAGGAGGGCTGTGTCTGCTCCCCACCAGCTCTCATCTTCGTGTAG
- the LOC116453020 gene encoding somatomedin-B and thrombospondin type-1 domain-containing protein-like isoform X1 — MQGPLLWAVWLLATGCLVGATGSCRHRCCPGRNNACWAPGTRRALCYCDSYCQRTGDCCQDYLAMCRRAAVGCAVGPWGPWSGCSSPCGVGSRARSRQVTVPPRHGGDPCPDLKQRRGCLGQHPTCGTAKAALLPEVAKILPSSFSQDLRDPWQRAGLLLPEEPSGSPLPSYCGYFRLTQVGPPCRGQAWSRRLHRDKQVCVECWGNLSQRRPHCTGHGLQGARTFWVAASVVGCQGSWVQEGLQEGCVCSPPALIFV, encoded by the exons ATGCAGGGCCCGCTGCTCTGGGCGGTTTGGCTGCTGGCCACCGGCTGCCTGGTGGGTGCCACGGGCAGCTGCCGGCACCGCTGCTGCCCCGGCAGGAACAACGCCTGCTGGGCCCCCGGCACCCGCCGGGCTCTCTGCTACTGCGACTCGTACTGCCAGAGGACGGGGGACTGCTGCCAGGACTACCTCGCCATGTGCCGCCGTGCCG CagtgggctgtgctgtggggccCTGGGGGCCGTGGAGCGGGTGCAGCTCCCCGTGCGGGGTTGGCAGCAGGGCCCGCAGCCGCCAGGTCACTGTCCCGCCCCGGCACGGAGGGGATCCCTGTCCCGACCTCAAGCAGCGCCGCGGCTGCCTGGGGCAGCACCCGACCTGCGGGACGGCCAAAG CTGCTCTTCTGCCAGAGGTAGCCAAGATActgcccagctccttcagccaggACTTGAGAGATCCCTGGCAaagagctgggctgctgctgccggagGAGCCCTCTGG ctcccccctccccagctaCTGCGGCTATTTCCGCCTGACGCAGGTGGGGCCCCCGTGCCGTGGGCAAGCCTGGAGCCGCCGCCTGCACCGGGACAAGCAGGTGTGTGTGGAATGCTGGGGGAATCTGTCCCAGCGCCGTCCCCACTGCACTGGACACGGGCTGCAAGGAGCCAG gACATTTTGGGTGGCTGCTTCTGTGGTAGGGTGCCAGGGCTCGTGGGTGCAGGAGGGCCTGCAGGAGGGCTGTGTCTGCTCCCCACCAGCTCTCATCTTCGTGTAG
- the SLC25A1 gene encoding tricarboxylate transport protein, mitochondrial, translating into MPAPAAPRSLAAAAPAGKAKLTHPGKAILAGGLAGGIEICITFPTEYVKTQLQLDEKANPPRYKGIGDCVKQTVRDHGIRGLYRGLSSLLYGSIPKAAVRFGMFEFLSNQMRDEQGRLDSTRGLICGLGAGVAEAVAVVCPMETVKVKFIHDQTSPNPKYRGFFHGVREIVREQGLKGTYQGLTATILKQGSNQAIRFFVMTSLKNWYKGDNPNKVINPFVTGVFGALAGAASVFGNTPLDVVKTRMQGLEAHKYKNTWDCAYQIMKHEGPLAFYKGTVPRLGRVCLDVAIVFIIYDEVVKFLNKVWKTD; encoded by the exons GTGGCCTGGCTGGAGGGATCGAGATCTGCATCACATTCCCTACTGAGTATGTGaagacacagctgcagctggacGAGAAGGCCAACCCTCCCCGCTACAAGGGCATTG GGGACTGTGTGAAGCAGACTGTCCGTGACCATGGCATCCGGGGGCTGTACCGGGGGCTCAGCTCGCTGTTGTATGGCTCCATCCCCAAGGCTGCTGTCAG GTTCGGGATGTTCGAGTTCCTCAGCAACCAGATGAGAGATGAGCAGGGGCGGCTGGACAGCACACGGGGCCTCATCTGCGGGCTGGGGGCTGGCGTGGCTGAGGCCGTGGCCGTGGTCTGCCCCATGGAGACTGTGAAG GTGAAGTTTATCCATGACCAGACCTCTCCCAACCCCAAATACCGTGGTTTCTTCCATGGCGTCCGGGAGATCGTTCGGGAACAGG GACTGAAGGGGACCTACCAGGGCCTAACTGCAACCATCCTCAAGCAAGGATCAAACCAGGCCATCCGCTTCTTTGTCATGACCTCCCTCAAGAACTGGTACAAAG gAGACAATCCCAACAAGGTCATAAACCCCTTCGTAACAGGGGTGTTTGGAGCCCTTGCTGGAGCTGCGAGTGTCTTTGGCAACACCCCCTTGGACGTGGTGAAGACCAGGATGCAG gGGCTGGAAGCACACAAGTACAAGAACACCTGGGACTGTGCCTACCAAATCATGAAACATGAAGGGCCCCTGGC GTTTTACAAGGGCACAGTGCCTCGCTTGGGCCGTGTGTGTCTTGACGTGGCCATCGTCTTCATCATCTACGATGAGGTGGTCAAATTCCTCAACAAAGTGTGGAAAACGGACTGA